In one window of Marispirochaeta aestuarii DNA:
- a CDS encoding response regulator, with protein sequence MIPVMIVDDEALIRSLILRSVDWNELGFTVVAQAENSEEALQFAEEHTPRLAVVDINIPFINGLDLADRLKTLYPRMVIIILTGYEEFSYARRAIRIGVLNYLLKPIDPEELRSSLETARRVIVEEERSLYRRGQRDTGVQQEDPRGDFLRALLNRSGRLSPGDIANGFRLFGIEIDSRNILPVIIETRGEVPLTREMLQQVLDSFIRNTFKALELVCMKKNRWVLLGNLNAEPEKKPGESVLQAAGHLRRNISTELRFRCSLGIGSVASVPEELGEAYLHAGKALGERFYSGEDRVYVWQPEKDGNKESSSYRSPVDRNSLMVLLRSGSEDEITELIHELFEELRLQRPRRQYCEMALMDAVSVMIEFLDENSIGLSSMFRDGSDALAAVQSMESLPQMQAWLEKIVSQIFQRIRGNVSSRTRMIVQKAKAYIEGNHRDASLSLDKIADHISVTPSYISGVFKKQLGVSIISYLTDFRIRKAMELMDKDPLLSVGEVAEAVGYADAFYFSRVFRKQAGISPSAYSRGNRSPKKGKP encoded by the coding sequence ATGATACCTGTGATGATTGTGGACGATGAGGCCCTGATCCGCAGTCTCATCCTGCGCTCCGTGGACTGGAACGAGCTTGGGTTCACCGTGGTTGCCCAGGCGGAGAACAGTGAAGAGGCCCTTCAGTTCGCCGAGGAGCATACTCCCCGTCTCGCGGTTGTGGACATCAATATTCCTTTTATTAATGGTCTTGACCTTGCGGACAGGCTGAAGACCCTGTATCCAAGGATGGTGATCATCATACTGACGGGCTATGAGGAGTTCAGCTACGCCCGACGGGCAATCCGCATCGGGGTCCTGAACTATCTGCTCAAGCCCATAGATCCGGAGGAACTCCGCAGTTCCCTGGAGACTGCCCGCAGGGTAATTGTGGAAGAGGAGCGATCCCTGTATCGACGGGGACAGCGGGATACCGGAGTTCAGCAGGAAGACCCCCGGGGTGACTTTCTGCGGGCCCTGCTGAACCGCTCGGGGCGTCTGAGTCCCGGGGACATTGCAAACGGGTTTCGGCTGTTTGGAATAGAGATAGATTCACGGAACATTCTGCCCGTAATTATTGAGACCAGGGGGGAGGTTCCCCTTACCCGGGAGATGCTCCAGCAGGTTCTTGATTCGTTTATCCGGAATACCTTCAAAGCCCTTGAACTGGTGTGTATGAAAAAGAATCGCTGGGTACTGCTCGGGAACCTGAATGCAGAACCAGAGAAGAAACCCGGGGAATCCGTCCTTCAGGCTGCCGGACACCTGCGCCGGAACATTTCCACGGAGCTCAGGTTCCGCTGTTCCCTGGGGATCGGGTCGGTGGCTTCTGTTCCTGAAGAGCTCGGGGAGGCCTACCTGCACGCCGGAAAAGCCCTGGGAGAGCGCTTTTACAGTGGTGAGGACAGGGTCTACGTCTGGCAGCCCGAAAAGGACGGGAATAAGGAGAGCAGCTCCTACCGGTCACCGGTGGACCGGAACTCCCTGATGGTTCTGCTGAGAAGCGGAAGTGAAGATGAAATAACAGAACTTATACATGAACTCTTCGAGGAGCTCCGACTTCAGCGTCCCCGCCGGCAATACTGCGAAATGGCGCTTATGGATGCCGTGTCGGTTATGATTGAGTTCCTGGATGAAAACTCCATCGGCCTTTCCAGCATGTTCAGGGACGGCTCCGATGCCCTTGCCGCGGTGCAGAGCATGGAGTCCCTGCCGCAGATGCAGGCCTGGCTTGAAAAGATCGTCTCCCAGATATTCCAGCGCATCCGGGGAAATGTCAGTTCCAGAACCCGGATGATCGTTCAGAAGGCGAAAGCCTATATCGAAGGAAACCATCGGGATGCCTCCCTCAGTCTGGATAAGATTGCCGATCATATCTCGGTTACCCCCAGTTATATAAGCGGTGTTTTCAAGAAGCAGCTCGGGGTTTCAATTATCAGCTACCTGACGGATTTCAGGATTCGGAAGGCCATGGAACTGATGGACAAGGACCCCCTTCTCAGCGTGGGCGAAGTCGCGGAAGCTGTGGGTTACGCGGATGCCTTTTACTTCAGCAGGGTGTTCCGAAAACAGGCTGGAATCTCTCCGTCCGCGTATTCCCGGGGAAACAGATCCCCGA
- a CDS encoding sensor histidine kinase, translating into MKRVFSGLSGWYRDLSISKKIYLPNFLIIILLIGVTVYMANKVASDMLIQRTSETTKQSMDIIIQSLNGVLNSIEEAGATVSHDETVQAVLSKLQDTDPGENTDHYFLVRSALQKITYLRNVINGLTLYTSEGVRVGVGSVSDDSFSTSPLLPREMVDLITLNSGRNIWLDLGKHGYSGMNKGIVGLTMLRSIVREESGEILGILQMSVSDSIFSSLYSHLDYGRTGRFMVVDNSGSLIYPEMRFRGPFADLLNDSYLSWIGEGYQQGRIQRTDEGDLLVLSRRIDRLNWTIIGIVPLTELLAFGLRFTRLVYIIGALGVGLELAFAFLIARGISKPIVSLSDSMSDAASGDLSIRLEEDRRDEIGELTGAFNHMLRRMSDLMDRVYIHHQRERELELMALQSQINPHFLYNTLESISSLTQLGRNDDAYNLAKSVSLFYRGVLSNGRPVISIREEVQTIRHYLIIQKTRYQEKLNFEVDVDNEILDQRIVKLSLQPLVENSIYHGLKASRRVGFISVTGIREKECVRLRVEDNGAGIKADRIREVLSQREREGLGGFGLSSVDQRLKQCFGNDFGLSIESSFGEWTRVTITVPFESRDLQEDPA; encoded by the coding sequence GTGAAGCGCGTATTCAGTGGTCTTTCCGGCTGGTACCGGGACCTGTCGATCAGCAAAAAGATCTATCTGCCCAATTTTCTCATTATAATCCTTCTGATCGGTGTTACCGTATATATGGCCAACAAGGTTGCCTCGGACATGCTGATCCAGAGAACCTCGGAAACAACAAAACAGAGCATGGATATCATTATCCAGAGCCTGAACGGTGTTCTTAACAGCATAGAGGAGGCCGGGGCCACGGTCTCCCACGATGAGACTGTTCAGGCTGTGCTGAGCAAGCTGCAGGATACAGACCCGGGAGAAAACACGGACCACTATTTTCTGGTGCGATCCGCCCTGCAGAAGATCACCTATCTGCGAAACGTTATCAACGGTCTGACCTTGTATACCAGCGAAGGGGTCCGGGTAGGGGTCGGAAGCGTCTCGGACGACAGCTTTTCCACTTCGCCGTTGCTGCCCCGGGAGATGGTGGACCTGATCACCCTGAACAGCGGCCGGAATATCTGGCTGGATCTGGGAAAACACGGTTACTCGGGGATGAACAAGGGGATTGTGGGACTCACCATGCTGCGCAGCATTGTCCGTGAAGAAAGCGGTGAAATCCTGGGCATACTCCAGATGAGCGTCAGCGATTCCATATTTTCCTCCCTGTACAGCCATCTGGACTACGGACGCACGGGACGCTTCATGGTGGTGGATAACAGCGGTTCCCTGATCTATCCGGAGATGAGGTTCCGGGGGCCCTTTGCGGACCTTCTGAACGATTCCTACCTGTCCTGGATCGGGGAGGGCTATCAGCAGGGCAGAATCCAGCGGACCGATGAGGGGGACCTCCTGGTACTGTCCCGGCGGATAGACAGGCTCAACTGGACCATCATCGGTATAGTCCCCCTGACGGAACTCCTGGCCTTCGGGCTGCGTTTTACCCGGCTGGTATACATCATCGGAGCCCTGGGGGTCGGTCTGGAGCTGGCCTTCGCTTTTCTGATCGCCCGGGGAATATCGAAGCCCATCGTCTCCCTGTCGGATTCCATGAGCGATGCCGCTTCCGGGGATCTTTCCATCCGGCTTGAGGAGGACCGGCGGGATGAGATAGGCGAACTGACCGGGGCCTTCAACCATATGCTCCGCAGAATGTCGGACCTCATGGACCGGGTCTATATTCATCACCAGCGGGAACGGGAACTGGAACTCATGGCCCTGCAGTCCCAGATCAATCCCCATTTTCTGTACAATACCCTGGAGAGTATCTCCTCCCTGACTCAGCTGGGACGCAACGATGATGCCTATAATCTGGCAAAATCGGTCTCCCTCTTTTACCGGGGCGTCCTGAGCAACGGCCGTCCGGTAATCTCCATCCGGGAAGAGGTTCAGACGATCCGGCATTACCTGATTATTCAGAAGACCCGCTACCAGGAGAAGCTCAATTTTGAGGTTGATGTGGATAACGAGATCCTTGATCAGAGGATTGTAAAACTCTCCCTGCAGCCCCTGGTGGAGAATTCGATATATCACGGGCTTAAAGCATCCCGCCGGGTGGGCTTTATTTCCGTCACCGGCATACGGGAGAAGGAATGTGTCCGCCTGCGGGTGGAAGACAACGGTGCGGGTATCAAAGCGGATCGAATCAGGGAGGTCCTCAGCCAGCGGGAACGGGAAGGGCTGGGCGGTTTCGGCCTCTCCAGTGTGGACCAGAGGCTCAAACAGTGTTTCGGCAATGACTTCGGGCTGTCCATCGAGAGCAGCTTTGGAGAGTGGACCAGGGTGACAATCACCGTGCCCTTTGAAAGCCGGGATCTTCAGGAGGATCCTGCATGA
- a CDS encoding type 2 periplasmic-binding domain-containing protein codes for MKSGLLVPILLGIMVILLIYSLAFLVFLPYLPLPGGTSIVEGGRIHRDLGGDQDFRVIKVAHGLPRYHPLHQSLSQDFAAPLETATRLQLIVELYPDGGLGPEDQLLRGLEKGTLEICLIRGDGEFQKSFTLATTAGPARHVWKIKDPLPENSNVLALREDRVIPALQAGIETLVLSETVLQREARNGRFAYIDLDIFEWYHQDWDRWTEELLVPEYHIPRYRLMVNTDFYESLDPAYRRLLREYAENFAAGASPEVERSEEELLSLYRQGE; via the coding sequence ATGAAATCCGGCCTCCTTGTTCCCATACTGCTGGGTATCATGGTGATACTTCTGATATACAGCCTTGCCTTTCTGGTTTTTCTGCCCTATCTTCCTCTGCCCGGCGGAACCTCGATAGTGGAGGGAGGCCGGATTCATCGGGACCTTGGGGGAGACCAGGACTTCAGGGTAATCAAGGTTGCCCACGGACTCCCGCGTTATCATCCTCTGCACCAGAGTCTCAGTCAGGATTTTGCCGCTCCCCTGGAAACCGCCACACGTCTTCAACTGATTGTGGAACTCTACCCCGACGGCGGTCTCGGACCTGAGGATCAGCTTCTGAGAGGTCTCGAGAAAGGAACCCTGGAAATCTGTCTGATTCGCGGCGATGGGGAATTCCAAAAGAGTTTCACCCTGGCAACGACGGCAGGTCCCGCCAGGCATGTATGGAAAATCAAGGATCCCCTCCCGGAGAATTCCAATGTACTGGCTTTACGGGAGGACCGGGTTATACCCGCCCTTCAGGCAGGAATTGAAACTCTTGTTCTCTCCGAAACCGTGCTGCAGCGGGAAGCCCGGAACGGTCGTTTCGCCTATATCGATCTGGATATCTTTGAGTGGTATCACCAGGACTGGGACCGCTGGACGGAGGAGCTGCTTGTCCCGGAGTACCATATTCCCCGGTACCGATTAATGGTGAATACTGATTTTTATGAGTCCCTGGATCCTGCATACAGGCGCCTTTTGAGGGAGTATGCGGAAAACTTTGCCGCCGGGGCGAGTCCTGAAGTGGAGCGAAGCGAAGAGGAACTGCTTTCTCTTTACAGGCAGGGGGAGTAG
- a CDS encoding helix-turn-helix domain-containing protein produces the protein MLIDSSLSHPSRFSRIFISVLSFAVIPVLVLNLIFNYLTYRHARENFLLSVNDSLVSHALGVDEKIRGLENLISVIGRNPDVLSFVIDPSLEDYQLHARITDIFASFVGSYDFISSIYLYSAGEGIILASNSGVSRVNVFYDTSWIDQFNSHFLGRNRLPTRMVTDSNGKNSSLITILSNLPVGTWDKTAGLAINLNTAVLFSNFSTGGGTPASLQVMNADGYILEHPEGERIGNFVGNEAVFRTAASRDRGFFVHEKEKTRRIVSFYTVPHTRWVFTCESDVDELIAFARGMLIANLIIIILTLLLLLLIGLRVSRRLYYPLEQLGNSSAILEYARPLIQEHTLYRLVFNRESEEADLRNMLHLCGLSVPEGSLRALVFRIDGYQKLRHSRDPVSLRLVKDAMHKRIRAQFRPEALWMSGLTEADTLCCLLKNCDDDFCLDRAGDIVALVRRDFPFSVSCGIGRSCESPGMLHLSYRQARGAAEQRFLSGYASVHQYDDARGLAQKLSPAMEAERNLIACVKAGNSGDLEFLLDSLFQQFTLCPGMEAGLCRRILEESVYSLMEIREKHMPFSGESSPSAQASLYREYQEKETLAELREWLLSVCRDTAALIQAEKTDRTAPNAQRIADYLDRNLDKPEVSLIDIGDAVGLSPSYVSRIFKEYFGTNYIDYLNRSRVERAREYLRDPNLPVGEVALRTGFSSLQTFIRVFKKYERIPPGKYRKLEAAKREVLS, from the coding sequence ATGCTGATTGACTCATCTCTGTCTCATCCTTCCCGTTTTTCCAGGATTTTCATATCTGTCCTGTCTTTCGCGGTCATCCCGGTTCTCGTGTTGAACCTGATCTTCAATTATCTGACCTACCGGCATGCCCGGGAGAACTTCCTTCTGTCCGTGAATGATTCCCTTGTTTCCCATGCCCTGGGGGTGGACGAAAAAATCCGGGGACTGGAGAACCTCATCTCTGTCATCGGCCGTAATCCGGATGTCCTTTCCTTTGTAATTGATCCTTCCCTGGAGGACTACCAGCTGCATGCCCGTATAACAGACATCTTTGCATCCTTTGTCGGCTCCTATGATTTCATATCCTCGATTTATCTCTATTCCGCCGGGGAGGGAATCATCCTCGCTTCCAACAGCGGAGTTTCCCGGGTCAATGTGTTTTATGATACCTCCTGGATCGATCAGTTCAACAGTCATTTCCTTGGCCGGAACAGGCTGCCCACCCGGATGGTGACGGATTCAAACGGCAAGAACTCTTCGCTTATTACAATCTTGAGCAATCTGCCCGTGGGAACCTGGGATAAAACCGCAGGACTTGCAATCAATTTGAACACGGCTGTCCTCTTCTCAAATTTCAGCACCGGAGGCGGAACCCCTGCTTCCCTGCAGGTTATGAATGCGGACGGATACATCCTGGAACATCCGGAAGGGGAGCGAATCGGTAACTTCGTTGGTAACGAGGCTGTTTTCCGAACCGCAGCTTCCAGAGACAGGGGCTTCTTTGTTCATGAAAAGGAAAAAACCAGGCGTATTGTCTCTTTTTATACGGTCCCCCACACCCGCTGGGTTTTTACCTGTGAATCCGATGTGGATGAACTGATCGCTTTTGCCCGGGGAATGCTGATTGCGAATCTTATTATAATAATACTGACCCTTCTCCTTCTGCTGCTGATCGGTCTTCGGGTTTCCAGGCGGCTCTACTATCCCCTGGAACAGCTGGGGAATTCCTCGGCGATCCTGGAATACGCCAGACCGCTTATACAGGAGCATACCCTGTACCGGCTGGTATTCAACCGGGAAAGCGAAGAAGCGGATCTTCGGAATATGCTGCATCTCTGTGGATTATCCGTTCCGGAGGGAAGCCTCCGGGCCCTCGTTTTCCGGATCGACGGATATCAAAAACTCCGGCATTCCCGGGACCCGGTATCCCTGCGCCTTGTAAAGGATGCCATGCATAAACGGATCAGGGCGCAGTTCCGCCCGGAAGCCCTGTGGATGAGCGGACTGACGGAGGCAGACACCCTCTGTTGTCTTCTTAAGAATTGTGACGATGATTTCTGTCTTGATCGTGCCGGGGATATTGTGGCCCTGGTGCGCAGGGATTTTCCCTTTTCCGTGAGCTGCGGAATCGGCAGAAGCTGCGAGAGTCCGGGCATGCTGCACCTGTCGTACCGGCAGGCCCGCGGAGCGGCGGAGCAGAGATTTCTTTCCGGATACGCCTCGGTGCATCAGTATGACGATGCCCGGGGACTCGCGCAGAAGCTTTCACCTGCAATGGAAGCCGAACGGAATCTGATTGCCTGTGTCAAAGCCGGAAACAGCGGTGATCTGGAGTTTCTTCTGGACAGTCTGTTTCAGCAGTTTACACTGTGCCCCGGAATGGAGGCCGGCCTCTGCCGGCGGATCCTTGAGGAAAGCGTTTACTCTCTTATGGAGATTCGGGAAAAGCATATGCCCTTTTCCGGGGAGTCGTCACCGTCTGCACAAGCTTCCCTGTACAGGGAGTATCAGGAAAAAGAGACCCTGGCGGAGCTGCGTGAATGGCTCCTGTCTGTCTGCAGGGATACCGCCGCTTTGATTCAGGCGGAAAAGACGGACAGAACAGCCCCCAACGCACAGCGCATAGCCGATTATCTTGACCGGAACCTGGATAAACCGGAAGTATCTCTTATAGATATCGGTGACGCCGTGGGTTTGAGTCCGAGTTATGTAAGTCGTATCTTCAAGGAATACTTCGGGACAAACTATATTGACTACCTGAATCGCAGCCGTGTGGAGAGGGCCAGGGAATACCTGCGTGACCCGAATCTCCCGGTGGGCGAGGTGGCCCTCAGGACTGGTTTCTCCAGCCTTCAGACATTTATCCGGGTGTTTAAAAAGTATGAAAGGATCCCTCCCGGCAAATACAGGAAGCTCGAGGCTGCTAAAAGGGAGGTCCTGTCATGA
- a CDS encoding sialic acid TRAP transporter substrate-binding protein SiaP, translating into MKRALIVLTVIAVLTTGIFAEGSSEGAADSYTLRLSHVLPTDHQNHKTAVKFAELVKEKTGGKVNIEIFPAAQLGNEKEITDSVAMGTLDFALCGFGEVTKRFPVSGIFDGPFVFRDREHLAQVYTSDIFWDIMADMEEVGIQMVSPGYYGTRHVTTTDTLVKTPADLNGLKLRCPDQPMFVATTKAMGATPTPMAFSEVYLALQQGVADGQENPAAAITSMKFYEVQKYLVKTGHIIYGNHIFGSTRTLSKLPQELQAAIAEAGKEVSGWWIEQSFADEDVLLKGLEDKGMTIVEPDKEAFVSAAQFIYDEYESKWGEGLLEKLRAIQ; encoded by the coding sequence ATGAAACGTGCTCTTATTGTACTTACTGTCATTGCTGTCCTCACAACAGGCATTTTTGCCGAGGGCTCTTCCGAAGGCGCAGCCGATTCCTACACCCTGCGGCTTTCTCATGTTCTTCCAACTGACCACCAGAACCACAAGACTGCGGTAAAGTTTGCCGAACTGGTCAAGGAAAAGACCGGCGGAAAAGTGAACATCGAAATTTTCCCCGCCGCCCAGCTCGGAAACGAGAAGGAGATTACCGATTCCGTGGCCATGGGTACCCTGGATTTTGCCCTCTGCGGATTTGGTGAGGTAACCAAGCGTTTTCCGGTATCCGGCATCTTCGACGGGCCCTTTGTATTCCGGGACCGCGAACACCTGGCCCAGGTTTACACGAGCGATATCTTCTGGGACATCATGGCGGACATGGAAGAGGTTGGAATACAGATGGTCTCCCCCGGATACTACGGAACCCGTCACGTGACAACCACCGATACGCTGGTCAAAACACCCGCCGACCTGAACGGTCTCAAGCTCCGCTGTCCCGACCAGCCCATGTTCGTGGCGACCACGAAAGCTATGGGTGCCACCCCGACTCCCATGGCCTTTTCCGAGGTCTACCTTGCCCTTCAGCAGGGCGTCGCAGACGGTCAGGAGAACCCGGCGGCAGCCATTACCTCCATGAAGTTCTACGAAGTCCAGAAATACCTGGTAAAGACAGGCCACATCATCTACGGAAACCACATCTTCGGCAGCACCCGGACCCTGTCCAAGCTGCCCCAGGAGCTTCAGGCAGCAATCGCCGAAGCGGGAAAGGAAGTTTCCGGCTGGTGGATCGAACAATCCTTCGCTGACGAGGACGTTCTGCTCAAGGGCCTTGAGGACAAGGGAATGACCATTGTTGAACCGGACAAGGAAGCCTTTGTTTCCGCTGCCCAGTTTATCTACGATGAGTATGAATCAAAATGGGGCGAAGGACTGCTGGAAAAGCTCAGAGCCATTCAGTAA
- a CDS encoding TRAP transporter small permease: MFNKTRGYLASLETIFLISCLGVMGIVLFAQVVTRYVFQTPLVWSEEAARYLHVWIALFGIHFGLRQNAHIRVTFFYDRMPGKIKGLVRVFSDLVILATIGVYLPGSVIFIQDQATIVSSAMEVNMGLVYIPSFIGFFVAFLYFLVQTLQSVHLVFSGHPEDVPALEETPATIVQGGQDQC; the protein is encoded by the coding sequence ATGTTTAACAAAACCAGGGGATATCTGGCCTCCTTGGAAACCATATTTCTGATAAGCTGCCTGGGAGTAATGGGAATAGTGCTCTTTGCGCAGGTTGTAACCAGATATGTCTTTCAGACGCCCCTTGTATGGAGCGAAGAGGCCGCCCGATACCTTCACGTATGGATTGCCCTTTTCGGCATCCACTTTGGACTGCGTCAGAATGCCCACATCCGGGTCACCTTTTTTTACGACCGTATGCCGGGAAAAATAAAGGGTCTCGTCCGTGTTTTCTCGGATCTTGTCATCCTTGCCACCATCGGCGTCTACCTTCCCGGTTCCGTCATTTTTATACAGGACCAGGCGACAATCGTTTCCTCCGCCATGGAGGTCAATATGGGCCTGGTGTACATTCCATCTTTCATCGGTTTTTTCGTGGCATTCCTCTATTTTCTGGTGCAGACCCTTCAGTCCGTCCACCTTGTATTCAGCGGGCATCCTGAGGATGTCCCCGCCCTGGAAGAGACGCCTGCAACCATTGTCCAGGGAGGTCAGGACCAATGCTGA
- a CDS encoding TRAP transporter large permease yields MLILFGIFFLLLIAGVPIAFCLFSSSIIYMLIYDLPIQMAAAKLVAGPDSFPLLAIAFFVLAGAIMNSGGITKRIFSFAEHLVGHLTGGLGHANVLASIIFSGMSGSAAADVGGLGAIELQAMRESGYSEDFSLAVTGGSSIIGPIIPPSIPAVVFGVASGVSIGRLFVAGIIPGFLMAAAMSVLIYFQCRGYDHLKRKRAGIGEIARAFKVSFFPLLTPVIIMGGIIGGVFTPTEAAIIAVFYALILGFAYKAISLRDLPRFLVETLNTTIGILFIIASASLFAWVLTISQFPQNFALTFMGLVSNKYVALILLNLFLLIVGCFMETTPAQMILVPILLPIFVSLGVDPVHFGIIMILNLMIGLMTPPLGLVLYVLSSVSKVPIERLSKTVLPYVIVIGIVLLFVTYIPQIVLFLPNLIYGQG; encoded by the coding sequence ATGCTGATTCTCTTCGGAATCTTTTTCCTTCTCCTCATCGCGGGAGTACCCATAGCTTTCTGTCTTTTTTCCAGTTCCATAATTTACATGCTGATTTACGATCTTCCCATCCAGATGGCCGCTGCGAAACTCGTTGCCGGCCCGGATTCGTTTCCCCTTCTGGCCATCGCCTTTTTTGTTCTCGCCGGGGCAATCATGAACTCCGGAGGGATCACAAAGCGAATCTTTTCCTTTGCGGAACACCTGGTGGGACACCTGACCGGAGGCCTGGGGCATGCGAACGTACTGGCCTCCATCATCTTTTCCGGCATGTCAGGTTCAGCAGCAGCCGATGTGGGAGGCCTGGGTGCAATCGAACTTCAGGCCATGCGGGAATCCGGCTACAGTGAAGACTTCAGCCTGGCGGTAACCGGAGGCTCCTCCATTATCGGACCGATTATTCCTCCCAGTATTCCCGCAGTCGTCTTCGGCGTCGCTTCGGGGGTATCCATCGGACGACTCTTCGTGGCGGGGATTATTCCCGGGTTCCTGATGGCCGCAGCCATGTCCGTTCTGATCTATTTTCAGTGCCGCGGCTACGATCATCTGAAACGCAAACGTGCCGGCATCGGTGAGATCGCCCGGGCTTTCAAGGTCTCCTTTTTCCCCCTCCTTACCCCGGTAATCATCATGGGGGGGATAATCGGGGGAGTATTCACCCCCACGGAAGCAGCAATAATAGCAGTATTTTATGCCCTGATCCTCGGTTTCGCCTATAAGGCAATAAGCCTCAGGGACCTGCCGCGCTTCCTTGTGGAGACCCTCAACACGACCATCGGAATCCTCTTTATTATCGCCTCCGCCAGCCTCTTTGCCTGGGTGCTGACCATATCCCAGTTTCCCCAGAACTTTGCCCTTACCTTTATGGGGCTCGTGAGCAATAAATACGTGGCCCTTATTCTGCTTAACCTATTCCTCCTGATTGTCGGCTGCTTCATGGAGACGACCCCGGCGCAGATGATCCTGGTCCCCATACTCCTGCCCATCTTTGTCTCCCTCGGAGTAGATCCGGTACACTTCGGTATCATCATGATTCTAAACCTTATGATCGGCCTGATGACACCACCCCTGGGACTGGTTCTGTATGTCTTATCCAGTGTCTCCAAAGTTCCCATTGAAAGACTTTCGAAAACCGTATTACCTTATGTTATAGTTATAGGGATAGTTCTACTTTTCGTTACCTATATTCCGCAGATCGTTCTGTTCCTGCCGAATCTGATTTACGGTCAGGGCTAA
- a CDS encoding zinc-dependent alcohol dehydrogenase translates to MLQTRLPEAYTVEYRDVPVPEIGPEEVLIKVKRFGICGSDIQVYHGQHKYMTFPVVQGHEAAGTLEKIGDKVSGLKVGQAVTVQPQIFCGVCQPCKSGHPNVCQNLRVYGVHTDGLGQEYFAVPAEKIIPLPEGCSFDDGALIEPITVGVGAVRRCGDVKDRNICILGAGPIGNFTAQVAQAKGAQVMVTDINQKKLDLAASMGIKNTINTENRDLKTCIADVFGPAGADIIIDCAGAPASLTSAIKSARPASKIVIVANFKVPVEVEIPLIQRQQIDVLGVMMYIKEDFFTAVDLVSQGKVTTEGIISEYFDISKLKEAYEYIDANRLDVNKVMMTFGE, encoded by the coding sequence ATGTTACAAACACGACTGCCAGAAGCATATACCGTCGAATACCGGGACGTTCCGGTACCGGAAATCGGTCCGGAGGAGGTGCTGATAAAGGTCAAGCGCTTCGGTATCTGCGGGTCGGATATCCAGGTCTATCACGGACAGCACAAGTACATGACCTTCCCCGTGGTCCAGGGACACGAAGCCGCGGGTACCCTGGAGAAGATCGGCGACAAGGTATCCGGGCTCAAAGTCGGACAGGCCGTTACCGTGCAGCCCCAGATTTTCTGCGGGGTCTGCCAGCCCTGTAAGTCCGGGCATCCCAACGTCTGCCAGAACCTGAGGGTCTACGGTGTACACACCGACGGACTGGGCCAGGAGTACTTTGCAGTCCCGGCAGAAAAGATCATACCCCTGCCCGAGGGCTGCTCTTTTGACGACGGCGCACTGATAGAGCCAATTACCGTAGGCGTGGGGGCCGTCCGGAGATGCGGCGATGTCAAGGACAGGAATATCTGCATTCTCGGAGCAGGACCCATCGGCAATTTTACCGCCCAGGTCGCCCAGGCAAAGGGCGCACAGGTCATGGTAACAGACATCAATCAGAAAAAGCTCGATCTCGCCGCTTCCATGGGAATAAAGAACACCATCAACACGGAAAACAGGGATCTCAAGACCTGCATCGCCGATGTGTTCGGACCCGCCGGGGCGGACATAATCATCGACTGCGCCGGCGCCCCGGCAAGCCTGACCTCCGCGATCAAAAGCGCCCGGCCTGCATCGAAAATCGTCATTGTGGCGAACTTCAAGGTTCCGGTGGAGGTGGAGATACCCCTGATCCAGCGCCAGCAGATAGACGTTCTGGGAGTAATGATGTACATCAAGGAGGATTTCTTTACCGCCGTGGACCTGGTCAGCCAGGGAAAAGTAACAACGGAGGGAATCATCTCCGAGTATTTTGATATCAGCAAGCTGAAAGAGGCCTACGAATACATCGATGCCAACCGGCTGGATGTAAACAAGGTAATGATGACCTTCGGGGAATAG